A part of Spirochaetota bacterium genomic DNA contains:
- a CDS encoding AraC family transcriptional regulator produces the protein MLSKDLTPWSHLRDADYFSDDFPLSIRYVSHDEAIEWHDHDFYEIVFVANGNGIHKVASQKTRIKRNDVCIIPPGVYHRYDMPRHLSVANIIFSPVFLKGMSALQKAAAPLIGAMTASRTAKSGIMLHLDADNFRGVKAAVETMVREYAAVRTGCREALMAQFTMCLICLDRAYRVAVRSDVWKNGSRENARTSVIERVQNYIDAHLAEYISGTELAAMVSLNPSYVSRLFKAETGYAVTEYINEARIKKACEMLATTDAQVIDIALSVGYNSISYFNRTFKAHAGMTPKRYRRERR, from the coding sequence GTGCTGTCAAAAGACCTGACCCCATGGTCGCATCTGCGAGATGCGGACTATTTTTCCGATGACTTTCCCTTGAGCATTCGATACGTCAGCCATGATGAGGCCATCGAATGGCATGACCATGATTTCTACGAGATCGTTTTTGTGGCGAACGGCAATGGTATCCATAAGGTGGCGTCGCAGAAGACGCGGATCAAACGCAACGACGTATGCATTATCCCCCCTGGCGTCTATCATCGCTATGACATGCCCCGTCATCTGTCCGTGGCCAATATCATTTTTTCCCCCGTGTTCCTCAAGGGGATGAGCGCTTTGCAGAAAGCAGCCGCGCCATTGATCGGTGCGATGACGGCTTCCCGTACGGCGAAGAGCGGGATCATGCTTCACCTTGATGCGGATAATTTCCGCGGCGTGAAAGCGGCCGTCGAAACGATGGTGCGAGAATATGCGGCTGTGCGCACGGGTTGCCGGGAGGCATTGATGGCCCAGTTCACGATGTGTCTCATCTGTCTCGATCGCGCGTACAGGGTGGCGGTACGCTCCGATGTATGGAAGAATGGGTCGCGGGAGAATGCCCGCACATCCGTCATCGAGCGGGTTCAGAACTACATCGATGCGCATCTCGCGGAATATATATCCGGAACGGAACTTGCGGCCATGGTATCGCTGAATCCGTCATATGTATCGCGGCTGTTCAAGGCAGAGACCGGCTATGCCGTCACCGAATACATCAACGAGGCACGCATCAAAAAAGCATGTGAAATGCTGGCGACGACTGACGCGCAGGTGATCGATATCGCGCTCTCGGTCGGGTATAACAGCATTTCATATTTCAATCGCACGTTCAAGGCCCATGCCGGCATGACGCCGAAACGGTATCGGCGGGAAAGAAGGTAA
- a CDS encoding DUF47 family protein, which produces MGFSIFPKDVKFFDMFDAQGAHLKKAAAFFKEIAATGKCDDVAVLKMHDIEHECDQATHDIINGLNRTFITPFDREDILELANEMDDVVDIIYSVTKRMHVYKIKEKNKDLLLFAEYIVQASEFLCKALGGLRNVKKATIIREACIEVNRLENMGDQLKDAVIGAYMEKAKNAITFIKWKEIFEGAETTLDICEDVVNIISTIVVKQG; this is translated from the coding sequence ATGGGCTTCAGCATATTTCCCAAGGATGTAAAATTTTTTGATATGTTCGACGCGCAGGGGGCGCATCTCAAAAAAGCCGCTGCATTCTTCAAGGAAATAGCGGCGACCGGCAAATGCGACGATGTCGCCGTGCTCAAGATGCACGATATCGAGCATGAATGCGACCAGGCCACCCATGATATCATCAATGGCCTCAACCGCACGTTCATAACGCCGTTCGACCGTGAGGATATCCTTGAACTTGCGAATGAAATGGACGATGTCGTCGATATCATTTACTCGGTCACCAAACGCATGCATGTGTATAAGATCAAGGAAAAGAACAAGGACCTCCTCCTCTTCGCCGAATACATCGTGCAGGCGTCGGAATTCCTTTGCAAAGCGCTCGGCGGGCTTCGCAACGTGAAAAAAGCGACCATCATCCGCGAGGCTTGCATTGAGGTCAACCGCCTCGAGAATATGGGCGACCAGCTCAAGGACGCGGTCATCGGCGCTTATATGGAAAAGGCGAAGAACGCAATAACTTTCATCAAGTGGAAGGAGATATTCGAAGGCGCTGAAACGACGCTTGACATATGCGAGGACGTGGTGAACATCATCAGCACCATTGTCGTCAAACAGGGCTGA
- a CDS encoding GNAT family N-acetyltransferase produces the protein MTIRYAKTSDAGDVEVICHTAFCKTSIDTDIRLSASGGDYLYRYYAKRAIEHYPGNCLIAERSGHLAGFIIFGTDADMGKRIGKKIANIILLAVAPADQGRGIGSRLVRAVLEYFRTHRFSLIYVGTDADNTAALRTYERNGFHTVLNWGTFRRYGLQPTDGENPLDTKTLDVDIEKRLSAYDITRTHSFFFDHHLPLEKVRAHNLAFIAREAEKKAIAVYELLHNRKPAGFFSLRTDGWLTEFTGTRFSRIDDCHIVPECRENAVIVRAAVDHAVRTTCASADVLEAWSALNRFSYIDGLTANGFSFIHAASVLHLWL, from the coding sequence TTGACGATACGCTACGCGAAAACATCGGATGCCGGCGATGTGGAAGTCATCTGCCACACCGCATTCTGCAAAACATCGATAGACACCGATATACGGCTCTCGGCGTCCGGCGGGGATTATCTGTACCGCTATTACGCCAAACGTGCGATAGAGCATTATCCGGGCAATTGCCTCATCGCCGAACGCTCGGGGCATCTCGCAGGCTTCATTATTTTCGGAACCGACGCGGACATGGGAAAACGTATCGGAAAAAAGATCGCCAACATCATACTGCTCGCCGTCGCACCCGCAGATCAGGGGCGCGGCATAGGCTCGCGCCTCGTACGCGCCGTGCTCGAATATTTCCGCACCCATCGATTCTCGCTTATTTATGTCGGCACCGACGCGGACAATACCGCGGCACTGCGCACCTACGAGAGGAACGGCTTTCACACCGTGCTGAACTGGGGAACGTTCCGGCGTTACGGACTTCAACCGACGGATGGGGAGAACCCGCTCGATACGAAAACGCTCGACGTTGACATCGAGAAGCGATTATCCGCCTATGATATCACGCGGACGCACTCGTTCTTTTTCGACCATCATCTGCCACTGGAGAAGGTCCGCGCGCATAATCTCGCATTCATCGCACGCGAAGCGGAAAAGAAAGCGATAGCGGTATACGAGCTTCTGCATAACCGGAAGCCGGCAGGTTTCTTCTCGCTGCGCACCGACGGCTGGCTCACGGAATTCACCGGTACACGCTTCTCCCGCATCGATGACTGCCATATCGTCCCGGAATGCCGCGAGAACGCCGTCATCGTCCGTGCGGCGGTCGACCATGCGGTACGAACAACATGCGCAAGCGCCGATGTGCTCGAAGCGTGGAGCGCATTGAACCGTTTTTCCTACATCGATGGCCTTACCGCGAACGGCTTCTCATTCATTCACGCGGCGAGCGTACTCCATCTGTGGCTGTGA
- a CDS encoding inorganic phosphate transporter yields MEYFIVGLIAFALIFDFINGFHDSANSIATVVATRVLPPQLAVLWAGFFNFAALFIFGLHVAKTVGKGIVDVSILDPNIIFATLVGAIAWNLITWFFGIPSSSSHALMGGLIGAALVKAGPAVLVWGGIMKTVIFIFVAPIMGLVFGLVLGFLVYRIANFFTPTQVDGVFRKGQLLSAAFYSLGHGGNDAQKTIGIIMGLLIGSGMMGANAPVPQWVIISCYLAIGLGTMFGGWRIVKTMGHKVTKLRPVDGFCAELGASVTLFISTTFGIPVSTTHTITGAIMGIGTLKRLSAVKWSVAGQLLWAWVLTIPCAGLISAGSYLIVRIFHHIV; encoded by the coding sequence ATGGAATATTTCATCGTCGGCCTCATCGCCTTTGCGCTCATCTTCGATTTCATAAACGGCTTCCATGATTCTGCGAATTCCATCGCCACGGTCGTTGCTACGCGTGTGCTGCCCCCGCAGCTCGCGGTCCTCTGGGCCGGCTTCTTCAATTTCGCTGCGCTTTTCATCTTCGGCCTTCATGTCGCAAAAACGGTCGGGAAAGGGATAGTCGATGTTTCAATACTCGACCCGAACATCATTTTTGCGACGCTGGTCGGTGCCATCGCATGGAATCTCATCACTTGGTTCTTCGGGATCCCGTCAAGCTCATCCCATGCGCTTATGGGCGGTCTCATCGGTGCAGCGCTCGTGAAGGCGGGCCCCGCTGTACTCGTCTGGGGCGGGATAATGAAGACCGTGATATTCATCTTCGTCGCCCCGATCATGGGGCTTGTATTCGGTCTTGTCCTCGGGTTCCTGGTATATCGCATCGCAAATTTCTTCACGCCAACGCAGGTGGACGGGGTATTCCGTAAAGGACAGCTATTATCCGCCGCGTTCTACAGTCTTGGCCACGGCGGGAACGACGCGCAGAAGACGATCGGCATCATCATGGGACTTCTTATCGGTTCAGGCATGATGGGGGCCAACGCGCCCGTCCCGCAATGGGTCATCATCTCTTGTTATCTCGCCATCGGTCTCGGCACCATGTTCGGAGGCTGGCGTATCGTGAAAACGATGGGGCATAAAGTGACGAAACTCCGTCCGGTGGACGGGTTCTGCGCTGAGCTCGGAGCCTCAGTCACGCTCTTCATCTCGACCACGTTCGGCATACCGGTAAGTACCACGCACACGATCACCGGTGCCATCATGGGTATCGGTACGCTCAAGCGGCTCTCGGCGGTGAAATGGAGCGTAGCAGGTCAATTGCTCTGGGCATGGGTGCTCACCATCCCCTGCGCGGGATTGATATCCGCCGGTTCATACCTCATCGTCCGGATATTCCATCACATCGTGTAA
- the mazG gene encoding nucleoside triphosphate pyrophosphohydrolase → MSGTKNDFPRLVEIMARLRSKNGCDWDKEQTYDTIRPYLLEETFEVIESILDKDMHALKEELGDLLLQVVFLSQIAADEKKFTIDDVIAGINDKLIRRHPHVFGESEASSTDEILRQWEEIKKQEKIDKNIEHRSVLDGVPKVLPALTQAYKIQGKAKRVGFDFPDWREAFAKVREEVEELAEEMESSPPERIEEELGDLIFALVNVARMRSIDAEGALMKTNRKFRKRFAFIEDHFAKENRELSTLTLAEMDAVWEKSKLAE, encoded by the coding sequence ATGAGCGGCACAAAGAACGACTTCCCGCGGCTGGTCGAGATAATGGCGAGACTGCGAAGCAAGAACGGATGCGACTGGGATAAAGAGCAGACCTACGACACGATACGCCCGTATCTTCTCGAAGAAACATTCGAGGTCATAGAATCGATACTCGATAAGGATATGCATGCGCTCAAGGAAGAACTCGGCGACCTGCTCCTCCAGGTCGTATTCCTCTCGCAGATTGCCGCGGATGAAAAGAAGTTCACCATCGATGACGTCATCGCCGGCATCAATGACAAGCTCATACGCCGCCACCCCCATGTGTTCGGCGAGAGCGAAGCGTCATCCACCGATGAGATACTGCGCCAATGGGAAGAGATAAAGAAGCAGGAAAAGATCGATAAGAACATCGAGCATCGCTCCGTACTCGACGGCGTGCCGAAAGTGCTGCCCGCGCTTACGCAGGCATACAAGATACAGGGCAAGGCGAAACGCGTGGGATTCGATTTCCCCGACTGGCGGGAGGCCTTTGCGAAAGTACGTGAAGAGGTGGAGGAGCTCGCGGAAGAGATGGAATCATCGCCCCCCGAGCGCATCGAAGAAGAGCTCGGCGACCTCATATTCGCGCTCGTCAATGTCGCGCGCATGCGCTCCATCGATGCCGAGGGTGCGCTCATGAAGACGAACAGGAAATTCCGTAAGCGTTTCGCGTTCATCGAGGATCATTTTGCAAAAGAGAACCGCGAGCTTTCCACGCTTACGCTCGCGGAAATGGACGCCGTCTGGGAAAAGAGCAAACTCGCCGAATAG